The following proteins come from a genomic window of Halictus rubicundus isolate RS-2024b chromosome 8, iyHalRubi1_principal, whole genome shotgun sequence:
- the Mrpl49 gene encoding mitochondrial ribosomal protein L49 produces MAALRLIARSKLSAIILRSARQLEPLNHATPIPVQIQKRWGSYTTSPEYKDPSKYTDYEVTRDPKEWEYVERLLKPKIIPEPQFENKEYPSGWKPPTAKPEDYPYYIRRSRNFMQPVYLHTYNRGMRRLTILKNIQGDIWALETELKEHMRNETGRPIGVRINELVGIIKFRGDFVSLIKRWMDSKGF; encoded by the exons ATGGCCGCCCTTCGGCTCATCGCACGCTCCAAACTCTCCGCGATTATTCTGCGCTCCGCTCGACAACTTGAACCGTTGAACCATGCCACGCCGATCCCGGTTCAG ATCCAAAAAAGATGGGGCAGCTACACAACTTCGCCAGAGTACAAAGATCCCTCCAAGTACACGGATTACGAGGTAACGAGGGATCCGAAGGAATGGGAATATGTGGAACGTTTGCTCAAACCTAAGATCATACCTGAGCCTCAGTTCGAGAATAAAGAGTATCCATCTGGCTGGAAACCACCTACTG CAAAACCAGAAGATTATCCGTACTATATACGGCGCTCGAGAAATTTTATGCAGCCCGTCTATTTACATACGTACAACAGAGGAATGCGAAGATTGACAATTCTCAAAAATATTCAGGGAGATATTTGGGCTTTAGAGACTGAATTAAAAGAGCATATGCGAAACGAAACAGGCAGACCCATTGGTGTCCGTATAAACGAATTAGTAGGTATAATTAAATTTAGGGGTGAttttgtatcccttataaagaGATGGATGGATTCTAAAGGGTTCTAA